The following proteins come from a genomic window of Hymenobacter canadensis:
- a CDS encoding T9SS type A sorting domain-containing protein, which yields MLALVLLLTPSLTWAQVQTPTTLTPISLGTAAYTQDFNTLAITGTSNSVPTGFGFVETNAGTGTGANSTYTATTITATTSPNAGDTYSFGFGASATTDRAFGSLQSGSLVPQFGFAFTNTTGATITSLAIGYTGEVYRLGGNTTPRNASDRLDFQYSTDATSLTTGTFTDVNSLDFTGPVNNLTTAAGYDGNDDANRTAITGTITGLTIPAGATFYLRFVDANAVGTDDGLAIDDFSITATTSAPACNAAFAYAATSFCASGTNPTTTVTGTTGGTFSSTTGLSLDAATGTINLATSTAGTYAVTYTISASCSSTASVTITTPATAGFSYAAASFCASQTTAAAATLTTGATAGTFSSTTGLTIDATTGAITPSTSTPGTYTVTNTVAATGGCAAVAATTTVTVTAPATAGFSYASTANYCTANTAAIAPVLATGATAGTFSSTTGLTLDATTGAITPSTSTPGTYTVTNTVAANGGCDAVISTTTVTISDVPTATLTASGATTFCQGSSVVLSAPTGTGLTYQFALDGTTISGATTATYTATTAGSYTVTVTNAAGCTTTSAATTVTVNPATTATFSYASTTLCVSGSATTPTVTGTAGGTFSSTTGLTIDATTGAITPSSSTPGTYTVTYSVGGACPSSATASVTITTAPVATFSYDATGFCASQTATAAPVFGAGASAGTFSSTTGLTIDAATGAITPSTSTPGTYVVTNSIAAAGGCAAATATFSVTITAAPVATFSYAATSFCTSQTATAAATLATGATAGTFSSTTGLSIDATTGAITPSTSTPGTYTVTNTVAASGACAVTTATFSVTITAAPVATFSYTNAAYCVGATGTAAPALAAGATAGTFSSTTGLTIDATTGVIDLATSTAGTYTVTNTVAASGACAATTATFSVTINALPAQPTVAPVYNGATTTLTSSSTTGNQWYLNGTLIAGATDQTYVVNTTAQFGQYTVVVTNAATGCTSLPSAPLLVNSSVKPLAGSALSVYPNPTVDGNVSVELRGYTKATELRVYNAVGQQVLERTLPGQPGVQTATLDLRQLPAGVYILRARTEGGLDVRRITKQ from the coding sequence TCACTGGTACCAGCAACAGCGTTCCAACTGGCTTCGGGTTTGTAGAAACCAATGCCGGCACCGGCACCGGTGCCAACAGCACCTACACCGCCACGACCATTACGGCTACCACTAGCCCCAACGCGGGTGACACCTACAGCTTTGGCTTCGGCGCCTCCGCTACTACCGACCGCGCCTTCGGCAGCCTTCAGAGTGGTTCGCTGGTTCCGCAGTTCGGCTTTGCTTTCACCAACACGACCGGCGCTACCATTACCAGCCTGGCAATTGGCTACACGGGCGAAGTTTACCGCCTGGGAGGCAACACAACGCCCCGCAACGCGTCGGACCGTTTGGATTTCCAGTACAGCACCGACGCCACTTCGCTCACCACGGGCACTTTCACGGACGTAAATTCGCTCGACTTCACCGGCCCGGTTAATAACCTCACCACGGCCGCAGGCTACGATGGCAACGACGACGCCAACCGGACCGCCATTACGGGCACCATCACGGGTCTGACCATTCCCGCGGGCGCCACGTTTTACCTTCGCTTTGTCGACGCAAACGCTGTTGGCACCGATGACGGCTTGGCCATCGACGACTTTTCCATTACGGCTACCACCAGCGCTCCGGCTTGCAATGCAGCCTTCGCTTACGCAGCTACTTCCTTCTGCGCCAGCGGTACCAACCCCACCACTACGGTAACGGGTACCACGGGCGGCACGTTCAGCTCGACCACGGGGCTGAGCCTCGACGCGGCTACCGGCACCATTAACCTGGCGACCTCCACGGCCGGCACTTATGCCGTGACGTACACGATTTCTGCTAGTTGCAGCAGCACAGCATCGGTGACCATCACCACGCCAGCTACGGCTGGCTTCAGCTACGCGGCCGCCAGCTTCTGCGCTTCGCAGACCACGGCCGCTGCCGCAACGCTCACGACGGGCGCCACAGCTGGCACGTTCAGCTCCACCACAGGCCTGACCATTGACGCTACGACCGGCGCCATCACACCTTCGACCAGCACGCCCGGCACCTACACCGTGACCAACACAGTAGCCGCAACCGGCGGCTGCGCCGCCGTGGCGGCTACCACTACCGTCACTGTTACGGCTCCGGCTACGGCCGGCTTCAGCTATGCCAGCACGGCTAACTACTGCACAGCTAACACGGCGGCCATTGCGCCTGTCTTAGCCACGGGCGCTACGGCCGGTACGTTCTCCTCGACCACAGGCCTGACGCTGGACGCCACGACCGGAGCCATCACGCCTTCCACCTCAACCCCCGGCACCTACACCGTGACCAACACGGTAGCTGCTAACGGCGGCTGTGATGCCGTCATCAGCACGACGACGGTAACCATCAGCGACGTACCCACTGCTACGCTCACCGCCAGTGGCGCCACTACGTTCTGCCAAGGCAGCTCGGTGGTGCTTTCTGCTCCTACCGGTACGGGCCTGACCTACCAGTTCGCACTCGACGGCACGACTATCAGCGGCGCTACCACAGCCACCTACACCGCCACGACGGCGGGCAGCTACACGGTGACAGTAACCAACGCGGCGGGCTGCACTACTACTTCGGCTGCAACCACGGTCACCGTGAATCCAGCCACCACGGCTACGTTCAGCTACGCCAGCACCACGCTCTGCGTGAGCGGCAGCGCCACCACGCCTACCGTAACGGGTACTGCCGGTGGCACATTCAGCTCCACCACGGGCCTGACCATTGACGCCACAACCGGCGCCATCACGCCGTCCTCGAGCACGCCCGGCACCTACACCGTGACTTACTCGGTAGGCGGCGCCTGCCCGTCTTCAGCCACAGCCAGCGTGACCATTACCACGGCTCCCGTTGCCACGTTCAGCTACGACGCTACTGGCTTCTGCGCCTCGCAGACGGCCACGGCCGCGCCGGTATTCGGCGCCGGTGCTTCGGCCGGCACGTTCAGCTCCACCACGGGCCTGACCATTGATGCCGCTACCGGTGCCATCACGCCTTCGACCAGCACGCCCGGTACGTATGTCGTGACCAACAGCATTGCCGCCGCCGGTGGCTGTGCCGCCGCCACGGCCACGTTCAGCGTGACGATTACGGCCGCGCCAGTGGCTACGTTCAGCTACGCTGCCACTAGCTTCTGTACCTCGCAGACGGCCACGGCAGCCGCCACGCTGGCCACCGGCGCCACGGCTGGCACGTTCAGCTCCACTACGGGCCTGAGCATTGATGCCACCACGGGTGCCATTACTCCTTCAACCAGCACGCCTGGCACTTATACCGTGACCAATACGGTAGCCGCTTCCGGCGCCTGCGCTGTGACTACGGCCACGTTCAGCGTGACCATCACGGCTGCTCCGGTAGCCACGTTCAGCTACACCAACGCCGCCTACTGCGTGGGCGCCACCGGCACGGCTGCCCCAGCCCTCGCCGCCGGCGCCACGGCCGGCACGTTCAGCTCGACTACGGGCCTGACCATTGACGCCACTACCGGCGTTATCGACCTGGCCACGAGCACGGCCGGCACTTATACCGTGACCAACACGGTAGCCGCTTCGGGCGCCTGCGCTGCTACCACGGCTACGTTCAGCGTGACCATCAACGCCCTTCCGGCCCAGCCGACGGTGGCGCCGGTTTATAACGGGGCCACCACCACGCTCACCAGCTCCAGCACTACGGGCAACCAGTGGTACCTCAACGGCACGCTGATTGCCGGTGCTACCGACCAGACGTACGTGGTGAACACCACGGCCCAGTTTGGCCAGTACACGGTAGTCGTGACCAACGCTGCTACGGGCTGCACTTCGCTGCCCTCGGCCCCGCTGCTCGTCAACAGCAGCGTGAAGCCGCTGGCCGGCTCGGCACTGAGCGTGTACCCCAACCCTACTGTTGACGGCAACGTCAGCGTGGAGCTGCGCGGCTACACCAAGGCCACGGAATTGCGCGTTTACAACGCCGTGGGCCAGCAGGTGCTGGAGCGTACGCTCCCGGGCCAGCCTGGCGTGCAGACCGCCACGCTGGATTTGCGCCAGCTGCCGGCCGGCGTCTACATCCTGCGCGCCCGCACCGAGGGCGGCCTCGATGTGCGCCGCATCACCAAGCAGTAA